Genomic segment of Armatimonadota bacterium:
CCTTCCCGTCGGCGAAAAAGTCGGCATCGCCTTCTCGGGCGGCCTGGATACCAGCGTCGCCGTCCACTGGATGCACACGAAGGGCGCCATTCCCTACTGCTATACCGGCGATCTCGGGCAGTACGATGAGCCCGACGTCACGGGCGTGCCCGACCGGGCGCTTCAGTACGGCGCAGAGAAAGCTCGGCTGGTGGATTGCGTCGAGGACATGGTCATCGAGGGTATCGTCGCCATCCAATGCGGAGCCTTCCACATCACCAGCGGTGGCAAAACCTACTTCAACACTACTCCGATCGGTCGGGCCGTGACCGGTACCAAACTGGTGCGGGCGATGGCCGAGGACGGCGTCTCGATCTGGGGCGACGGAAGCACCTATAAAGGCAACGACATCGAGCGCTTCTACCGCTACGGCTTGCTTGCCAATCCCGATCTACGCATCTACAAGCCGTGGTTGGATACCGCCTTCGTCAATGAACTAGGCGGTCGAAAGGAGATGTCGGAGTGGTTGGAGACCCATAAACTGCCGTACCGCGACAAAAAAGAGAAGGCATACTCTACCGACGCGAATATCCTCGGCGCGACCCACGAAGCCAAGGACCTCGAGTTTCTGAACAAGGGTCTGCGCATCGTAGAGCCGATCATGGCGGTTAAGCACTGGGATCCGTCGGTCGATATCGACACCGAAGAAGTCACCATCGAGTTTGAGAACGGATGGCCGGTGGCCATCAACGGCAAGCGGTTTGAGACCAAAACCGAACTGTTCCGGCTGGCGAATGACATCGGTGGGCGACACGGGCTCGGCTTCAGCGACCAGATCGAAAACCGGATCATCGAGGCGAAGAGCCGCGGCATCTACGAAGCGCCGGGCATGTGCCTCTTGCACATCGCCTACGAGCGGCTAGTCAACGCGATCCACAACGAAGGCACCATCGAAAACTACCGCATCAATGGTCGCCGCCTCGGTCGTCTGCTGTACGAAGGACGATGGTTCGATCCGCAGTCGCTGATGCTTCGCGACAGCACTCAGCGGTGGATCGCTAGCATGGTCAGCGGCTTGGTCGCGCTCGAACTTCGCCGAGGCGATGACTACACGATTCTCGATACC
This window contains:
- the argG gene encoding argininosuccinate synthase, encoding MSRILSNLPVGEKVGIAFSGGLDTSVAVHWMHTKGAIPYCYTGDLGQYDEPDVTGVPDRALQYGAEKARLVDCVEDMVIEGIVAIQCGAFHITSGGKTYFNTTPIGRAVTGTKLVRAMAEDGVSIWGDGSTYKGNDIERFYRYGLLANPDLRIYKPWLDTAFVNELGGRKEMSEWLETHKLPYRDKKEKAYSTDANILGATHEAKDLEFLNKGLRIVEPIMAVKHWDPSVDIDTEEVTIEFENGWPVAINGKRFETKTELFRLANDIGGRHGLGFSDQIENRIIEAKSRGIYEAPGMCLLHIAYERLVNAIHNEGTIENYRINGRRLGRLLYEGRWFDPQSLMLRDSTQRWIASMVSGLVALELRRGDDYTILDTQGENLAYHPERLSMESGESEFSPEDRIGQLSMRNLDIQDTREKLIGYQHQAALSTSEIFGLEAKND